In one Aggregicoccus sp. 17bor-14 genomic region, the following are encoded:
- a CDS encoding O-antigen ligase: MRQSWSPPHALAYARAPRSTARSLLRRAEHLFVVLVLVLLGEALIPLLKQGGSSQGSEGDPVQMMLWLGIYGVTATFVVLRWRTVRRGFRRGKAVLGLTLLSIGSAAWSLDGSFTFRKALILAGTTFFGAYLAGRFNGRELLQRLSEALVLSLLLSVVFALFLPSYGIDRELHEGAWQGVYAQKNILGRISVLAAFTLAIQGAAGRARWRWRACAALALVVLVLSRSMTSLSMAVFLVLLTPLYKCLRWRLSVLVPVLVLSVVLLASALLALAINFELVLGGMGRDLSLTGRTAIWPSVWEAIQLRPWLGYGYGAFWAGFGGAVDAVREASGWEVRHSHNGFLELWLDVGAVGLALFVAGLLSTFVDAARVARHERSAQGLWPLLFLSFLVAYNLTETLFLRQNNLFWVLYVAVSLGVAGRRNRWVEAPRFNPMPQPGAEPL, encoded by the coding sequence ATGAGGCAGTCTTGGTCCCCACCACACGCCCTGGCCTACGCGCGCGCGCCGCGCTCGACAGCCAGAAGCCTGCTGCGGCGGGCCGAGCATCTCTTCGTCGTGCTCGTGCTCGTGCTGCTGGGAGAGGCGCTCATCCCGCTCCTCAAGCAGGGTGGATCCTCGCAGGGCAGCGAGGGAGATCCGGTCCAGATGATGCTCTGGCTCGGCATCTACGGCGTGACCGCCACGTTCGTGGTCCTGCGTTGGCGCACCGTTCGCCGGGGCTTCAGGCGGGGGAAGGCGGTGCTGGGGCTGACGCTGCTGTCCATTGGCTCGGCGGCCTGGTCTCTCGATGGCTCCTTCACGTTCCGCAAGGCGCTGATCCTCGCGGGGACCACCTTCTTCGGTGCCTACCTCGCGGGACGCTTCAACGGGAGGGAGCTGCTGCAGCGGCTCTCAGAGGCCCTCGTGCTGAGCCTGCTGCTCAGCGTGGTGTTCGCGCTGTTCTTGCCCAGCTATGGCATCGACAGGGAGCTGCATGAAGGCGCCTGGCAGGGCGTTTATGCGCAGAAGAACATCCTGGGGCGCATCAGCGTGCTTGCCGCATTCACGCTGGCCATCCAGGGGGCCGCGGGCCGCGCGCGTTGGCGCTGGCGAGCCTGCGCGGCGCTCGCGCTGGTGGTGCTCGTGCTCTCGCGGTCGATGACCTCGCTGTCGATGGCCGTGTTCCTCGTCCTTCTCACGCCTCTGTACAAGTGCCTCCGCTGGAGGCTGAGCGTACTCGTCCCGGTCCTCGTCCTGAGTGTCGTCCTCTTGGCCTCTGCCCTGTTGGCACTCGCCATCAACTTCGAGCTGGTGCTCGGAGGAATGGGGCGCGACCTCTCGCTCACCGGCCGTACGGCCATCTGGCCCTCTGTCTGGGAAGCCATTCAGTTGAGGCCCTGGCTGGGATACGGCTACGGCGCGTTCTGGGCGGGGTTCGGAGGGGCGGTCGATGCCGTCCGCGAGGCCTCGGGCTGGGAGGTGCGGCACTCACACAACGGGTTCCTCGAGCTCTGGCTCGACGTGGGAGCCGTGGGCCTCGCGCTCTTCGTAGCGGGCCTCCTGTCGACATTCGTCGACGCGGCGCGGGTAGCGCGCCACGAGCGCTCCGCACAAGGACTGTGGCCCCTGCTGTTCCTGTCTTTCCTGGTCGCGTACAACCTGACCGAGACACTGTTTCTGCGACAGAACAACCTGTTCTGGGTTCTCTATGTCGCCGTCTCCTTGGGGGTCGCCGGGCGGAGGAATCGCTGGGTGGAGGCCCCGCGATTCAACCCGATGCCGCAGCCAGGAGCAGAGCCGCTGTGA
- a CDS encoding asparagine synthase-related protein produces MPGLVGFAQRDPAPNDELVLGRMQDLVAHLPHHVKEAGFLTPALAVARVHTGAIQLERQPRTVSHVRVWLDGELYNQVELRRSLKKPLAESEQSDADLLGALYLADPTFAFLKRIDGIYAAVLHNLRSGATHLVTDRYGLRQLYWTRQGERLAFASEPKALLAIPEFTPRIDPESVEQFLREGFLLGERTWFSGVTLLRAGSFLSWGPGMQEPSISRYWGWDDIRPLGEVQTEDEVAEELGSRFRAAVARHSLHEGGVGVSLSGGLDSRALLAAVPAGRSVHTVTFGTRGCADDLIARRVAQARGSTHHFVELTSKNWLEHRLEGVWWTDGQADLLHMHALVSAQEQRSHYAVNLNGFLGDAVLGGSYLGDKRWTLPEKIDQRGRRLINEGTRLTNNYFHNRLPFFDNRLMELAYALPRPLLSNSRVYRRMLLRHFPEYFRSIPWQNTGLPIGWPGVVTRPLRFVGRVRGRLRRELGRITGQQVSLQAYTDYPTWIRQAPARELFERLLAHPEALHAQYVSADTVRARLAAHFGGEDHSEYLCRVATLEVWLQQVYAGRYRNGRLDA; encoded by the coding sequence ATGCCCGGCCTAGTGGGTTTTGCACAGCGGGATCCTGCGCCGAATGACGAGCTCGTCCTCGGACGCATGCAGGATCTGGTTGCCCACCTTCCGCACCACGTTAAGGAAGCCGGCTTCCTCACACCGGCGCTCGCTGTGGCGCGGGTCCACACCGGAGCGATCCAGCTCGAACGCCAGCCGCGGACGGTGAGCCACGTCAGGGTCTGGCTGGATGGTGAGCTCTACAACCAGGTGGAGCTGCGCCGCTCGCTCAAGAAGCCTCTGGCTGAGTCAGAGCAAAGCGATGCCGATCTTCTCGGCGCCCTGTATCTCGCGGACCCCACCTTCGCCTTCTTGAAGCGGATCGATGGGATCTACGCGGCGGTCCTGCACAATCTCCGCAGTGGCGCGACCCACCTCGTCACAGATCGCTACGGCCTGCGCCAGCTCTACTGGACGCGGCAGGGGGAGCGGCTCGCCTTCGCGTCCGAGCCCAAAGCCCTCCTCGCGATTCCCGAGTTCACGCCCCGCATCGACCCGGAGTCGGTCGAGCAGTTCCTGAGAGAGGGGTTCCTGCTGGGAGAGCGCACCTGGTTCTCCGGCGTCACGCTGCTCAGGGCAGGCTCGTTCCTGTCATGGGGCCCGGGCATGCAGGAGCCGAGCATCTCCCGGTACTGGGGCTGGGACGACATCCGCCCACTCGGCGAGGTGCAGACCGAGGATGAGGTCGCCGAAGAGTTGGGAAGTCGCTTCCGTGCTGCCGTTGCCCGGCACTCCCTCCACGAGGGGGGAGTGGGGGTGAGCCTGAGTGGAGGGCTGGACTCGCGCGCACTCCTGGCTGCGGTCCCCGCAGGTCGCAGCGTGCACACCGTCACCTTCGGTACGCGAGGTTGTGCCGACGACCTCATCGCCCGACGAGTCGCGCAGGCCAGGGGCAGCACCCACCACTTCGTCGAGCTGACATCGAAGAACTGGCTCGAGCACCGCCTGGAAGGCGTCTGGTGGACCGACGGACAGGCGGATCTGCTCCACATGCATGCGCTGGTCTCCGCGCAGGAGCAGCGCAGCCATTACGCGGTCAACCTCAACGGGTTCCTCGGGGACGCCGTCCTCGGGGGCTCATACCTCGGTGACAAGCGCTGGACGCTGCCCGAGAAGATCGACCAGCGCGGACGCCGCCTGATCAACGAGGGCACGCGGCTCACGAACAACTACTTCCACAACCGCCTTCCGTTCTTCGACAACCGGTTGATGGAGCTAGCGTATGCCCTCCCTCGGCCGCTGCTCTCGAACTCCCGGGTCTATCGGCGGATGCTTCTACGCCACTTCCCCGAGTATTTTCGCTCCATCCCCTGGCAGAACACCGGACTGCCCATTGGCTGGCCCGGGGTCGTCACCCGTCCCTTGCGCTTCGTCGGGCGCGTTCGGGGCCGCCTCCGTCGGGAACTGGGCCGCATCACGGGGCAGCAGGTGAGTCTGCAGGCCTACACGGACTATCCCACGTGGATCCGGCAGGCCCCTGCGCGCGAGCTCTTCGAGCGCCTCTTGGCCCACCCCGAGGCGCTCCACGCGCAGTACGTCTCGGCGGACACGGTTCGCGCTCGCCTTGCAGCACACTTTGGCGGGGAGGACCACTCCGAGTACCTGTGTCGCGTCGCCACGCTCGAAGTCTGGCTGCAGCAGGTCTATGCCGGCCGATACCGTAACGGAAGGCTCGACGCATGA